The Pseudodesulfovibrio sp. zrk46 genome contains a region encoding:
- a CDS encoding DMT family transporter: MLQGLLYSLISAFSFASMAILVKLGYNAGLDGNEMMQYRFTYAAVLLALYLFIKDRSLLRISLRDLGKCAFIGLVVYWAQTSCFVNALATIPASTAALVLYVYPVTVTLLSAAFLKMKIDRITVAALTLVMGGCCLVFYDAFLKAVDPTGLMFGVGAMLVFSCYLVLVQVLLKGIKPLTATLYVMSFAAVSFTLSGDITAWLNQSWNSVSIGLGLGIFPGVLAVTFLYLSIEKIGSAYTSIFSSVEPVATLAAAVMFLNENVVLLQMSGAALIILGIVIPNMRMLMLKRRFES, from the coding sequence ATGCTTCAGGGCCTTCTCTACTCTCTCATCTCGGCCTTCAGCTTCGCCTCCATGGCGATCCTCGTGAAGCTCGGCTATAATGCCGGACTCGATGGCAACGAAATGATGCAGTACCGCTTCACCTATGCAGCGGTATTGCTGGCCCTGTACCTATTCATCAAGGACCGCTCCTTACTTCGAATTTCTCTGCGAGATCTAGGCAAATGCGCTTTTATCGGATTGGTCGTTTACTGGGCGCAAACGTCCTGCTTCGTGAATGCGTTGGCAACCATTCCAGCCTCTACAGCCGCACTGGTGTTGTATGTCTATCCAGTAACGGTCACGCTGCTCTCAGCGGCATTTCTCAAAATGAAAATCGACCGGATAACGGTCGCTGCGCTCACCCTAGTCATGGGCGGATGCTGCCTGGTGTTCTACGACGCTTTTCTTAAAGCGGTAGACCCTACAGGCCTCATGTTCGGCGTAGGAGCCATGCTGGTATTTTCCTGCTACCTTGTACTGGTACAGGTGCTTTTGAAGGGGATAAAACCACTGACCGCGACATTGTACGTCATGTCCTTTGCCGCCGTTTCCTTCACCCTTTCAGGCGACATCACGGCCTGGCTCAATCAGTCCTGGAATAGCGTATCCATCGGTCTGGGGCTTGGCATCTTCCCCGGTGTATTGGCTGTAACGTTCCTCTATTTGTCCATTGAGAAAATCGGAAGCGCCTATACATCCATTTTTTCATCGGTTGAACCGGTCGCTACTTTGGCGGCAGCCGTCATGTTCCTCAATGAAAATGTAGTCCTGCTTCAAATGAGTGGAGCTGCACTTATCATCCTCGGCATCGTCATTCCAAACATGAGGATGCTGATGCTCAAACGCCGCTTCGAAAGCTAA
- the lipB gene encoding lipoyl(octanoyl) transferase LipB, which produces MNIIDLGLIDYKEAEALQLETLKAVTAGEKENTVYVLEHPKVITLGRQGGAENLHVDSAFLDAQGITLAQTTRGGNITCHFPGQLVAYPIWRVEKRPGGMKKFFHDMEEAVIQTCAHFGVETMRRPGHPGVWVDESRKICSMGIGVKRWVTYHGLALNVGRDVSLFQMITLCGIQGATPTSISEEAGKDIDMKEAKDVFANEFRKAFADSAVA; this is translated from the coding sequence ATGAATATTATTGATCTTGGTCTAATTGACTACAAGGAAGCCGAGGCGCTCCAATTAGAGACGCTCAAGGCTGTCACGGCTGGCGAGAAGGAAAATACGGTTTACGTGCTGGAGCATCCCAAGGTAATCACGTTGGGACGTCAGGGCGGGGCAGAAAATCTCCATGTTGATTCAGCCTTTCTGGATGCACAGGGGATCACTCTTGCTCAAACCACCCGCGGCGGCAACATCACCTGCCATTTTCCCGGTCAGTTGGTGGCCTACCCTATCTGGCGCGTTGAAAAACGTCCCGGCGGCATGAAGAAGTTTTTCCACGACATGGAAGAAGCCGTCATCCAGACCTGCGCCCACTTTGGTGTGGAGACCATGCGCCGCCCCGGCCATCCGGGCGTCTGGGTGGACGAGTCGCGTAAAATATGTTCCATGGGCATCGGCGTGAAGCGGTGGGTCACCTATCACGGTCTGGCCCTCAACGTGGGACGCGACGTCAGCCTGTTTCAAATGATCACCCTCTGCGGCATCCAGGGAGCGACGCCCACGTCTATCTCCGAGGAAGCCGGTAAAGATATCGACATGAAGGAAGCAAAAGATGTCTTCGCAAACGAATTCCGAAAAGCCTTTGCGGATTCCGCCGTGGCTTAG
- a CDS encoding TlyA family RNA methyltransferase, with product MAKKQRADHLLASGGYTESREKAKRLIMAGKVHYMDKGQKIPVSKPGQQFAPDTEFTVPDDSRFVSRGAYKILTAIEEFDIDFNGKVALDAGASTGGFTDCMLQHGATRVYAVDVGYGQLHEKLRQDERVINLERTNVRHAEPDLIPEPVDVIVADVSFISLTKILPACMQFLRPGGELVVLIKPQFELGPGLTDKGVVRDDSLRQQAVDIVTNFCREELNLVIEGVVPSKILGPKGNQEYMTYMKFLG from the coding sequence ATGGCAAAGAAACAACGCGCAGATCATTTGCTGGCTTCGGGCGGCTACACTGAAAGCCGAGAAAAGGCCAAGCGCCTTATCATGGCCGGCAAGGTTCATTACATGGACAAGGGCCAGAAGATTCCCGTGTCCAAACCGGGCCAGCAATTTGCGCCGGATACTGAATTCACGGTACCAGACGATAGCCGCTTTGTTTCTCGCGGTGCATACAAAATTCTTACCGCCATCGAAGAATTCGACATCGACTTCAACGGCAAAGTCGCTCTGGACGCAGGAGCGTCCACGGGCGGCTTTACCGATTGCATGCTCCAGCACGGCGCCACCCGTGTCTATGCAGTAGATGTTGGTTACGGCCAGTTGCATGAAAAGCTTCGACAGGACGAGCGCGTTATCAATCTTGAGCGCACCAACGTGCGTCACGCCGAACCAGATCTTATCCCTGAGCCGGTGGACGTCATCGTTGCCGACGTTTCCTTCATTTCCCTGACCAAGATTCTGCCCGCCTGCATGCAGTTCCTGCGGCCCGGAGGCGAGTTGGTTGTGCTTATCAAGCCCCAATTCGAACTTGGCCCCGGACTGACTGACAAAGGTGTCGTACGTGACGACTCTCTGCGGCAGCAGGCCGTGGATATCGTCACCAACTTCTGCCGTGAGGAACTGAACCTCGTCATTGAGGGGGTTGTACCGTCCAAGATTCTTGGACCCAAGGGCAATCAGGAATACATGACGTATATGAAGTTCCTCGGCTAA
- a CDS encoding ABC transporter ATP-binding protein, which translates to MITFSQVDFSYPTGDKVLSSVTLDVTEGTLVGLVGANGSGKSTFMSLVAGLYTPTKGSLSVDGMVSPGKEQDIRAVCRMVMQDADLQILGATVEEDLFLGRKRNEENVVAAKAMAKRFRLHDVWDSPVQTLSWGMKRKLCLAAALLDEPQVILLDEPFSGLDYPGMREMRRMIEENKAAGLTQIVSSHDLECFVDIVDELAVLDEGRLVLVGPPETILDHVSDHGVRPPCSWNAGLGIKPWEGR; encoded by the coding sequence ATGATAACGTTTTCGCAGGTAGATTTCAGTTATCCCACGGGGGATAAGGTGCTTTCATCGGTCACACTCGATGTGACTGAAGGGACGCTTGTAGGACTTGTCGGCGCCAATGGGAGCGGCAAGTCCACGTTCATGTCGCTCGTGGCTGGTTTGTATACTCCGACCAAAGGCTCACTATCAGTTGACGGCATGGTTTCTCCCGGCAAGGAGCAGGATATTCGAGCGGTATGCCGCATGGTCATGCAGGACGCTGATTTGCAAATCCTGGGTGCCACGGTAGAAGAGGATTTATTCCTTGGGCGTAAACGGAACGAAGAAAACGTTGTTGCAGCGAAAGCCATGGCAAAACGATTTCGACTCCATGATGTATGGGATAGCCCGGTGCAAACGCTGTCCTGGGGTATGAAACGAAAACTCTGTTTGGCAGCAGCCTTGCTGGATGAGCCTCAAGTGATCTTGTTGGACGAGCCCTTTAGCGGACTAGATTATCCGGGTATGCGTGAGATGCGGCGAATGATTGAAGAGAACAAAGCTGCTGGCTTGACGCAGATTGTCTCCTCGCATGATCTCGAATGTTTCGTGGATATTGTGGATGAGCTGGCTGTTCTTGATGAAGGGCGGTTGGTCCTTGTCGGGCCTCCGGAGACCATATTGGATCACGTAAGTGATCACGGCGTACGTCCGCCTTGCTCTTGGAATGCCGGTCTCGGCATCAAGCCGTGGGAAGGGCGATGA
- a CDS encoding amino acid permease encodes MDNLQKKYGFWTATAMVVGIVIGSGVFFKADDVLKASGGSLTTALTAWLIGGCIMIVTAYVFSNIATRIERVNGVVDYFETAYGEKAGYMVAWFLTFIYYPTLVAVLAWVSANYTQGLLGWESGVWPISVVYMTLFFLLNYFSPVLAGKWQVTSTVIKLIPLALVAVVGGIAGMTSGQTMQNFMQSAQTVAGSGGGLAVATLSTAFAYEGWIIATVINAELKDAKRTLPRALVVGTLAVAVIYMAYYLGISGVLTNDEVLAAGDAAPVQVMGMVFGNAAGTLLTVFVIISCLGTLNGLIMGSARGMFSIASRDMGPCASLFKRVNPKTNSTTHSALLGYVLSAFWLMVWYGNFNGWWGGFMDVSELPIAFLYVIYLSIYLWVMRTFTDLGVIGRFVAPALAACGSLYIIWGASQKDMFITFVVVTLIIAGAGVALMNSSKK; translated from the coding sequence ATGGATAACCTTCAAAAAAAGTATGGCTTTTGGACAGCCACGGCCATGGTCGTGGGTATCGTCATCGGGTCTGGTGTCTTCTTTAAGGCGGACGACGTACTCAAAGCGTCCGGCGGAAGTCTGACTACGGCTCTTACTGCCTGGCTGATCGGTGGCTGTATCATGATCGTCACGGCGTACGTCTTTTCTAACATCGCCACCCGCATCGAGCGCGTGAACGGTGTTGTTGATTACTTCGAAACCGCTTACGGCGAAAAGGCCGGGTACATGGTTGCCTGGTTCCTTACCTTTATTTACTACCCGACCCTCGTGGCAGTCCTCGCCTGGGTCTCCGCAAACTACACGCAGGGCTTGCTCGGTTGGGAATCCGGCGTTTGGCCCATCTCTGTCGTGTACATGACTCTCTTCTTTCTGCTGAACTATTTCTCTCCGGTTCTGGCCGGCAAATGGCAGGTAACCTCTACCGTTATCAAGCTGATCCCGTTGGCACTTGTCGCCGTTGTGGGTGGCATTGCCGGTATGACCAGTGGCCAGACCATGCAGAACTTCATGCAGAGCGCACAGACCGTGGCTGGCAGCGGCGGTGGTTTGGCCGTGGCCACCCTGTCCACCGCGTTCGCTTATGAAGGTTGGATCATTGCTACCGTCATCAATGCGGAGTTGAAGGACGCCAAGCGTACTCTTCCTCGCGCGCTCGTTGTCGGTACTCTTGCCGTGGCCGTCATCTACATGGCGTACTACCTCGGTATCTCCGGCGTTCTGACTAACGACGAGGTGCTTGCCGCTGGTGACGCTGCTCCTGTTCAGGTCATGGGCATGGTCTTCGGTAACGCTGCAGGCACGCTGCTGACCGTGTTCGTTATCATTTCCTGTCTGGGTACCCTGAACGGCCTGATCATGGGTTCTGCACGCGGCATGTTCTCCATCGCCTCTCGTGACATGGGGCCCTGTGCAAGCCTGTTCAAGCGCGTCAATCCCAAGACCAACTCTACCACCCATTCCGCTCTGCTGGGCTATGTTCTGTCCGCTTTCTGGCTGATGGTATGGTACGGCAACTTCAACGGCTGGTGGGGCGGTTTCATGGATGTTTCCGAACTGCCGATCGCGTTCCTGTACGTGATTTACCTCTCCATCTACCTGTGGGTTATGAGAACTTTCACCGACCTCGGCGTCATCGGGCGTTTTGTCGCTCCCGCGCTCGCTGCTTGTGGTTCTCTCTACATCATTTGGGGTGCGAGCCAGAAGGACATGTTCATCACTTTCGTGGTGGTCACCTTGATCATCGCAGGTGCGGGCGTCGCCCTCATGAACAGCTCGAAGAAGTAA
- a CDS encoding rhodanese-like domain-containing protein, with product MTNLIKMFSTDQAKQFLDANKPDSYMLIDVRQEWEYEEFHLPGAYLIPLVDLADRLDEVVTDKPVLVYCRSGGRSMAAAILLEGQGFKDLTNMVGGVMAWQGDVAYGPMELGMAEFTGNETPEEIVFKAYAMEESLRVFYLGRADYAETLERIELFTELAEFEEKHKKTLFNLYGRMAGAPLSREEFERKALQGASGAAEGGIEIEAFLEEFGGAFEGDTGMLELASMIEAQALDYYLRCAMQAESTEAKDMFQLLAREEKAHLKVLARHMVKRQGED from the coding sequence ATGACGAATCTCATCAAAATGTTCTCTACTGATCAGGCAAAGCAGTTTTTGGACGCCAATAAGCCAGACTCTTACATGTTGATCGATGTTCGCCAGGAATGGGAATACGAGGAGTTTCATCTCCCTGGGGCGTATTTGATCCCATTGGTGGACTTGGCTGACCGATTGGATGAAGTGGTCACAGATAAGCCTGTATTGGTCTATTGCCGTTCAGGAGGACGGAGCATGGCTGCGGCTATACTTTTGGAAGGTCAAGGCTTCAAGGATCTTACCAACATGGTTGGCGGTGTAATGGCCTGGCAGGGGGATGTCGCATATGGCCCCATGGAACTTGGTATGGCGGAATTCACAGGCAATGAAACGCCTGAGGAGATTGTCTTCAAGGCATATGCCATGGAAGAAAGTCTGCGTGTTTTTTATCTGGGACGAGCTGATTACGCCGAAACCCTTGAGCGTATAGAGCTGTTTACGGAGTTGGCTGAATTTGAAGAGAAGCACAAAAAGACCTTGTTCAACCTCTATGGTCGAATGGCTGGAGCTCCATTATCCCGTGAGGAGTTTGAGAGAAAGGCATTACAGGGCGCATCTGGTGCAGCAGAAGGTGGTATTGAGATAGAGGCTTTCCTGGAGGAATTTGGGGGCGCCTTTGAGGGCGACACAGGCATGCTTGAATTGGCCTCCATGATCGAGGCTCAGGCCCTTGATTACTATCTGCGATGCGCCATGCAGGCGGAGTCGACAGAAGCCAAGGATATGTTCCAGCTCTTGGCAAGAGAGGAGAAAGCGCACCTTAAGGTGTTAGCTCGCCACATGGTGAAGCGTCAGGGTGAGGATTAG
- a CDS encoding small ribosomal subunit Rsm22 family protein, giving the protein MSIDRLFPNITEANEAELERFGAILKKVWPLKGRHREHLKYDIRDMSRALTSERSERKAEYMSDAKFLSPYLTYFLPWNLYRMSRLFTGLELDIPDGSEVVDLGSGPLTAVIALWMSRPHLRDRKLNFTCMDRAPKSLQAGLKLFKELAGEDTPWRVRTVKANFMDRINRKADLLIAANAFNELDWSGRVARPQADKLTKHMVNSVKETGRILLIETGVRLTGRIISELRVQMLESGFKPIAPCPHVEECPMPALGKGMPWCHFNFSVKGAPKWLGLLSSEARLEKDGVTMNFLYLSRKGSKNWGAVRTISEPFRLHGGQGQYACSHKGLTLVDYGEKQRPLFPGQLITQEWPANPKIDFKSKAVILPYRGKEEKK; this is encoded by the coding sequence ATGTCGATTGATAGGCTTTTCCCCAATATTACTGAGGCCAACGAGGCTGAGCTGGAACGCTTCGGCGCGATCCTCAAGAAAGTATGGCCCCTCAAGGGACGTCACCGCGAACATCTCAAATACGATATCCGCGACATGTCTCGCGCTCTCACCTCTGAGCGTTCTGAACGCAAAGCCGAGTATATGAGCGATGCGAAGTTCCTGTCGCCCTATCTCACATATTTTCTGCCATGGAATCTCTACCGCATGTCCCGCCTTTTTACCGGGCTGGAACTCGATATCCCTGACGGCAGCGAAGTGGTCGACCTCGGGTCTGGCCCGCTCACGGCAGTCATCGCCCTCTGGATGTCCCGTCCTCACTTGCGTGACCGCAAACTCAATTTCACGTGCATGGACCGTGCGCCCAAGTCGCTGCAAGCTGGGCTGAAACTATTCAAGGAGCTCGCAGGAGAAGACACTCCATGGCGCGTCCGCACGGTAAAAGCCAATTTCATGGACCGCATCAACCGCAAGGCAGACCTCCTCATTGCGGCCAATGCATTCAACGAACTGGATTGGTCTGGCCGTGTCGCACGTCCGCAAGCCGACAAACTGACCAAGCACATGGTCAACTCTGTCAAGGAGACCGGACGAATTCTCCTCATTGAGACAGGCGTCCGCCTTACCGGCCGCATCATTTCAGAACTACGCGTTCAGATGCTTGAAAGCGGCTTCAAGCCCATTGCACCTTGTCCCCACGTTGAAGAATGCCCCATGCCGGCGCTTGGAAAAGGCATGCCATGGTGCCACTTCAACTTCTCGGTCAAGGGTGCTCCCAAGTGGCTCGGCTTGCTCTCCTCTGAAGCCCGCCTTGAAAAAGACGGCGTAACCATGAATTTCCTCTACCTTTCCCGCAAGGGAAGTAAAAACTGGGGTGCTGTCCGCACCATTTCCGAACCCTTCCGTCTGCATGGCGGTCAGGGACAGTACGCATGTTCACACAAAGGCCTCACTCTCGTTGATTACGGGGAGAAACAGCGCCCGCTGTTCCCCGGCCAGTTGATCACCCAAGAATGGCCTGCCAATCCGAAGATCGACTTCAAGTCCAAGGCAGTGATCTTGCCGTACAGAGGAAAAGAGGAAAAGAAATAA
- the thrC gene encoding threonine synthase, whose translation MTADIFPSYRGDMEYFCLGCGKRFPTDELYYTCPDCGGVFLLDNLTFDELKKTSGEEWRKIFDARAASKKTALRGIFRFYELMAPVLEEEDIVYLGEGNTPVVESSPVLNAKTSLTTAYKNDGQNPSASFKDRGMACGFSYLRSLIRKHGWDEILTVCASTGDTSAAAALYASYVGGAIKSVVILPHGKVTPAQLAQPLGSGAVVLEVPGVFDDCMKVVEHLADNYRVALLNSKNAWRILGQESYAFECAQWYDWDMKGKCIFVPIGNAGNITAIMAGFLKLYDLGVITELPRIFGVQSHHADPVYRYYSVDDPKERKYEPMTVTASVAQAAMIGNPVSFPRVKYFAEKFEAIGGKDSFQVIQVTEQQIMDSMIQANMNGHIACTQGGETFAGAKRALELGLVSNEELCILDSTAHQLKFVDFQNMYFDNAFPPEFEVTPDTALANKPELVISPEEKEALSAEEYTRTTANNVVAKLGLEKK comes from the coding sequence ATGACTGCCGACATCTTTCCTTCCTATCGTGGTGACATGGAATACTTCTGCCTCGGATGCGGAAAGCGATTCCCCACAGACGAACTCTACTACACCTGCCCCGACTGTGGCGGCGTGTTCCTGCTGGACAACCTCACCTTTGACGAGTTGAAAAAGACCTCCGGAGAAGAGTGGAGAAAGATTTTCGACGCGCGCGCCGCGTCCAAGAAGACCGCTTTGCGCGGCATTTTCCGTTTCTACGAGCTCATGGCTCCGGTACTTGAGGAAGAAGACATCGTCTATCTCGGTGAAGGCAACACCCCTGTGGTGGAGTCCAGCCCTGTCCTCAACGCCAAGACCAGCCTCACCACTGCATACAAAAACGATGGCCAGAACCCGTCCGCTTCCTTCAAGGATCGCGGCATGGCCTGCGGCTTCTCCTACCTTCGTTCCCTGATTCGCAAACACGGCTGGGATGAAATCCTGACTGTTTGCGCCTCCACGGGTGACACCTCTGCAGCAGCCGCTCTGTACGCCTCCTACGTTGGCGGTGCCATCAAGTCTGTCGTCATCCTGCCCCATGGCAAAGTCACCCCGGCCCAGCTTGCCCAGCCCCTTGGCTCCGGCGCAGTCGTATTGGAAGTCCCCGGCGTCTTCGACGACTGCATGAAGGTCGTTGAGCATCTCGCTGACAACTACCGCGTTGCCCTGCTCAACTCCAAGAACGCATGGCGCATCCTCGGTCAGGAATCTTACGCCTTTGAATGCGCCCAGTGGTATGACTGGGACATGAAGGGCAAATGCATTTTCGTGCCTATCGGCAACGCAGGCAACATCACCGCGATCATGGCTGGTTTCCTCAAGCTCTACGATCTCGGCGTCATCACTGAGCTGCCGCGCATCTTCGGTGTACAGTCTCACCACGCCGACCCGGTTTACCGCTACTACTCCGTGGACGATCCCAAGGAGCGCAAGTACGAGCCCATGACCGTTACCGCCTCCGTGGCGCAGGCTGCCATGATCGGCAACCCGGTCTCCTTCCCCCGCGTCAAATACTTCGCAGAGAAGTTCGAAGCCATCGGAGGCAAGGATTCCTTCCAGGTCATTCAGGTCACGGAGCAGCAGATCATGGATTCCATGATTCAGGCCAACATGAACGGCCACATTGCCTGCACTCAGGGCGGCGAGACCTTTGCCGGTGCCAAGCGCGCCCTTGAGCTTGGTCTTGTTTCCAACGAGGAGCTCTGCATTCTCGATTCCACCGCTCATCAGCTCAAGTTCGTGGACTTCCAGAACATGTACTTCGACAACGCCTTCCCGCCGGAATTTGAAGTGACCCCCGACACCGCGCTTGCTAACAAGCCGGAGCTGGTCATCTCCCCGGAAGAGAAAGAAGCATTGTCCGCAGAAGAGTACACCCGTACCACTGCCAACAATGTTGTTGCCAAGCTGGGCTTGGAGAAGAAGTAA
- a CDS encoding outer membrane protein transport protein encodes MKRASVLFVCSLFACLMMASMAQAGGFQLFEYSNRGVAMATTGYAIAGDASVIATNPALMTKLEGQRALAGAVTISPQTSVYLDGNKNKTKANIHYVPHAYYTRQLEDNENVWFGIGMFTRFGLGTEYDENWAGKSGLQNVLLESVSLNPNLAFKFNDDFSMAVGLEVIKGGIALKRTIGTSEVSADTEGYAVGGNIGFTYDINDELTAGFHYRAPMRFVAHGKATSGTQNTQNGQTIKSTLPSSFTLGLGYKPMDKWSIEFDTIYTRWENTKSLIYDGLINSETSLKYKNTWRFQLGTEYWAQDWLALRFGYAYDQTPTRAGDASFMLPANDRQLFSTGLGFKWDKWTADWSFMYVIAKERKGLAIDNGLAAAHPAYQKWNVDFKDGKTWITGMSIGYEF; translated from the coding sequence ATGAAACGTGCATCCGTTCTGTTTGTTTGTAGTCTTTTCGCATGCCTGATGATGGCCTCCATGGCTCAGGCTGGCGGTTTCCAACTTTTCGAATACAGTAACCGCGGTGTCGCAATGGCAACCACTGGTTACGCTATTGCCGGTGATGCTTCCGTCATCGCTACCAACCCGGCCTTGATGACCAAACTGGAAGGGCAGCGAGCTCTTGCCGGTGCGGTTACCATCTCTCCGCAGACTTCTGTTTATCTTGATGGCAATAAGAATAAAACCAAAGCTAATATCCACTACGTACCTCACGCTTACTACACCCGTCAGCTTGAAGATAACGAGAATGTCTGGTTTGGTATCGGTATGTTCACCCGTTTTGGGCTTGGTACTGAGTATGACGAGAATTGGGCTGGTAAATCCGGTCTGCAGAATGTTCTGCTGGAATCGGTTTCTTTAAATCCCAATCTTGCCTTCAAGTTCAATGATGATTTCTCAATGGCAGTTGGTTTGGAAGTGATTAAGGGTGGCATTGCTCTGAAGCGGACTATTGGTACCTCTGAGGTTAGCGCTGATACTGAAGGGTACGCTGTTGGTGGTAACATTGGTTTTACTTACGACATCAATGATGAACTGACTGCCGGTTTTCACTATCGTGCTCCCATGCGTTTTGTTGCGCATGGTAAGGCTACCTCTGGTACTCAGAATACTCAGAACGGACAGACTATCAAATCTACTCTGCCTTCCAGCTTCACCCTTGGGCTTGGGTATAAGCCGATGGACAAATGGTCCATTGAGTTCGATACCATCTACACTCGTTGGGAAAACACTAAGAGTTTGATTTACGACGGTTTAATTAACTCCGAAACTTCATTGAAGTACAAGAATACTTGGCGTTTCCAGCTCGGAACTGAGTACTGGGCCCAGGATTGGCTGGCGCTGCGTTTTGGCTATGCTTATGACCAGACCCCGACCCGAGCAGGTGATGCTTCCTTCATGCTGCCCGCAAACGATCGACAGCTCTTTTCCACTGGCTTAGGTTTTAAGTGGGACAAATGGACTGCTGACTGGTCCTTCATGTACGTCATTGCTAAGGAGCGAAAAGGCTTAGCCATTGATAACGGTCTTGCCGCAGCTCATCCTGCCTATCAGAAATGGAATGTTGACTTCAAAGACGGCAAAACCTGGATCACTGGTATGTCTATCGGATACGAATTCTAA
- a CDS encoding cobalt transporter — MMIGLAAFVRALDPRLKLALALVIGPCMWLLSPLSVAACLVILLPIQLSLSICQPLGPKMVRSLGVFVLVWVVVKCVVDALSGIAAITVVENSAVLALRLGGLLLVGLSLAMSTSPRALGLAVSWGLRPVVGKERAWRVALSLALMVHFLPLCLSTMNQVRETLARRYPKCSFRERMVIIPQAVLRNLGQKTWNQTLAVAGRGLEQPEAWEPHFAWGIRDSLCALSAVCLAGAYFII, encoded by the coding sequence ATGATGATTGGTCTGGCAGCGTTTGTCAGGGCTCTTGATCCTCGCCTCAAATTAGCCTTGGCATTGGTGATTGGACCATGCATGTGGCTGCTGTCGCCGTTGTCCGTTGCCGCTTGTCTTGTGATTCTCCTTCCAATTCAGCTTTCTTTGTCCATTTGTCAGCCGTTGGGGCCCAAGATGGTCCGAAGTCTTGGCGTCTTCGTTCTGGTTTGGGTCGTAGTAAAATGTGTGGTGGATGCCTTATCGGGTATTGCTGCAATTACGGTGGTGGAGAATAGTGCTGTGTTGGCTCTCAGGTTGGGTGGACTATTGCTGGTTGGTTTGAGCCTCGCCATGTCGACCTCTCCCCGCGCGCTTGGATTGGCTGTATCATGGGGCCTCCGACCGGTCGTTGGAAAAGAACGTGCTTGGCGTGTTGCTCTGTCCTTGGCGCTCATGGTTCATTTTCTTCCTTTGTGCCTCTCCACCATGAATCAAGTACGGGAAACACTTGCTCGTCGTTATCCCAAATGTAGTTTTCGTGAGCGAATGGTCATTATCCCACAAGCCGTTCTACGTAATCTGGGGCAGAAGACCTGGAATCAGACCTTGGCCGTTGCCGGGCGTGGTTTGGAGCAGCCTGAAGCATGGGAGCCTCATTTTGCTTGGGGGATACGAGACTCTCTCTGTGCGCTCTCTGCCGTTTGTTTGGCAGGAGCATACTTTATCATTTGA
- the lipA gene encoding lipoyl synthase, giving the protein MSSQTNSEKPLRIPPWLRIKLPKSENFSCTTGLIDDLKLNTVCQSAKCPNKWECFSKNVATFLIMGRNCSRNCAFCNIAPGTMEPLDADEPARVAEAAKRLELKHVVITSVTRDDIPDGGAAHFAATINAVREAMPECTIEVLIPDFQGDEDTLKVVLDARPNILNHNLETVPDLYDTIRPQADYRQSLELLARAKKYAPEIPTKSGIMVGLGETDEQIMPVLDDLAAIDCDIVTIGQYMQPTRQHPLVKRYVEPEVFETYAEEGKKRGIKNMFSAPLVRSSYNAAQFI; this is encoded by the coding sequence ATGTCTTCGCAAACGAATTCCGAAAAGCCTTTGCGGATTCCGCCGTGGCTTAGGATCAAGCTGCCCAAATCCGAAAATTTTTCCTGCACAACCGGTCTGATTGACGACCTGAAACTCAACACCGTCTGTCAGTCTGCCAAGTGCCCCAACAAATGGGAGTGCTTCTCCAAGAACGTGGCGACCTTCCTCATCATGGGCCGCAACTGTTCCCGCAACTGCGCCTTCTGCAACATCGCGCCCGGAACCATGGAACCTCTCGACGCGGACGAACCGGCTCGTGTGGCTGAAGCCGCCAAGCGTCTTGAGCTCAAGCACGTAGTCATCACTTCTGTCACCCGCGACGATATCCCGGACGGCGGCGCAGCCCATTTCGCGGCCACCATCAATGCTGTCCGCGAAGCCATGCCCGAATGCACCATCGAAGTACTCATCCCCGATTTTCAGGGAGACGAAGATACTCTCAAGGTCGTGCTCGACGCGCGCCCAAACATCCTCAATCACAATCTGGAAACCGTGCCTGATCTGTACGACACCATCCGCCCTCAGGCCGATTACAGGCAGAGCCTGGAGCTCCTGGCCCGGGCTAAAAAGTACGCGCCCGAGATTCCCACCAAGAGCGGTATCATGGTCGGTCTCGGCGAGACTGATGAACAGATCATGCCTGTCCTCGACGATCTTGCAGCCATCGATTGCGACATTGTCACCATCGGCCAGTACATGCAGCCCACCCGCCAGCATCCACTGGTCAAACGCTACGTCGAACCCGAAGTCTTCGAGACATATGCCGAGGAAGGCAAGAAGCGCGGCATTAAGAACATGTTCAGCGCCCCACTAGTCAGATCCAGCTACAACGCCGCCCAGTTTATCTAG